The following are encoded in a window of Rubellicoccus peritrichatus genomic DNA:
- the purN gene encoding phosphoribosylglycinamide formyltransferase — protein sequence MFRVVILGSGRGSNAEAILQAQEDGTLGLARVVGVFSDKPEAGILKLGARFDLPAFYLDPGKYKTKLSNEAERHWIEMIDQLSPDLIVLAGYMRVIKEPFLKAFSDRIINLHPSLLPKYPGLNGIGQAFDSDDKETGCTVHWVNAEVDGGEVIDQARVPIYEDDTLEALETRVHEAEHSLLPAVICRIAEERMFGPSI from the coding sequence ATGTTTCGTGTGGTCATTTTAGGTTCAGGGCGTGGCAGCAACGCTGAGGCGATTCTGCAGGCTCAGGAAGATGGCACTCTGGGGCTCGCTCGTGTGGTGGGAGTCTTCTCTGACAAGCCCGAGGCTGGCATCCTCAAACTGGGCGCACGCTTTGATTTGCCCGCATTCTACCTTGATCCCGGCAAATACAAGACGAAGCTATCCAATGAAGCCGAGCGTCATTGGATAGAAATGATCGATCAGCTCAGTCCCGACCTGATTGTTTTGGCGGGGTATATGCGTGTGATCAAGGAGCCTTTCCTCAAGGCATTTTCAGACCGAATCATCAATCTCCACCCAAGCCTGCTTCCAAAGTATCCTGGGTTGAACGGCATTGGCCAGGCCTTTGATTCCGATGACAAGGAAACAGGCTGCACCGTTCATTGGGTCAACGCAGAGGTTGATGGAGGTGAAGTAATCGATCAAGCCCGCGTCCCAATCTACGAAGATGATACTTTGGAAGCCCTTGAAACCCGTGTCCACGAAGCGGAGCATAGCTTATTGCCTGCGGTAATTTGCCGTATTGCGGAAGAACGTATGTTCGGGCCATCGATTTAG